Part of the Varibaculum massiliense genome is shown below.
TCATTGCCAACTCCGGTCCCGTCTTGGAACTTACAGTTCGCATCCATCCGGAAATAGTAGTTAGGAACAGTTTGCTGCAACGGCGATGTTTCCGGATTGTAGACATGGTTATAAACCACATCCATAATCACCCGCATATCGTTAACATGCATGGTTTCCACCATTGACTTTAGCTCCAAAATGCGCGAGGTCGGATCAGCCGGTTTGGTTGCGTAAGAACCTTCGGGAACGTTGTAGTTTTGGGGATCATATCCCCAGTTGTATTGGGCGTTATAGGAGAGGTCACCCAACTCATCTACAGACCCGAAATCAAAAATCGGCAATAACTGCACATGGGTGACACCCAAAGATTTTAGATAATCCAAGCCAGAAAGATTCCCTGCCTTGGTTTTGGTACCCGTCTCGGTGAGCCCCAAGAACTTCCCCTTGTTAGTGATGCCATTATCCGGGCCGATGGTTAAATCGCGTACGTGTACCTCGTAAATAATCGCATCCTTCATCGAGGTAAATGCGGGCATCCGTTTGCCATCCCAGTTGCTGGGTACGGTCTTATCGGGGTCAATCACCACGGCGTAAGTACCGTTGGCGGTAACCGCCCGGGCGTAGGGATCGATAGCTTCGTTAACCTTGTCGCCCGCGAAATGGAGGCGGTAGCGATACTGCACTCCCTTTTGGTCACCATCGAACGTAATCTCCCAGGTTCCCTTTTCCCCCTTGGTCATGGCAGTGACTTTTCCGCCCGCGGAATAGTTAACGAACTCGACTGCTTGGGCGGTAGGCGCCCATACCCTAAAGGTGGTTTTTTCCGGGGAGTAAATCGCCCCTAACTCGCCCTCGTAAAAATATTTGTTATTAAATTCCGCGGTATGTAGATCCGCGCAATTGCTGTTAGGAGTCGGTTTGGGAATGTCGGCTTCCGAATAGTAAATTTTGGGGTCACCCTGCACAATCCAGATTTCCGCCTTCCCCTGGGGGAACTTGGTAACAAAGAGGTCATCGGGAGTGTTTTTCTCTGCCCATTCATTTCCGGGTTCTGAACGGCGCACAATCAGACCAACTTTTTCAATCCCATTTGGGTCTTTATGAGTAATGGTGGCGGTATGGTTTCCATCGAAATCCGCTCGCTTTCCTTCCTTTTCCGGAAGCCAAGTCCACACATTCCAGTTGTCATATTTATTGTCGGAACGCAGGTAGTGAACAGTCACCGTGACCTCGGTAGGGAGGGCAGGGGGATTTTCGGCTGGTTTTAGCTGGTAGCTGCCATCGGTTTTTATATCGATCCCGCCCGGAACCGGGATATCTTTCAAATCAGAGGTTTGCCACGCCCAGTCGTTTGTCGCAGTCGAGCGGCGCACAATTAGATTTACTTTTTCATTTGGAGCCGGAACGGTGACTTCGGCGGTTAGGTTGCCTGCCCCATCCTTTCCGGTGAAAGCCACTGGGTAGCCACCAGAACCATCAGTCCATACCCATAGGTTATATTCCGCTGCGGGCACATTGGGATCGGGGGTAAAACTCACCTTTAGTTTTCCGTCTGCTGCCGGTTCCAGTCCATCCTGGTTATAGCTGAAACTACGAGCATCCCACCTGGTGAAAACGGAGTTCCCCGGTTTCACGCCAGTATAAACGGCGGATTCCCAGATTCGATTTTCGCTCTCTCCTGGCTGTAAGGAAGTGGTGTCCGTGCGGTAGACCCGGAAGTTCAGGGGATTGCCTGGCGCCAAGATATTTGTGTTTATATAGCCTTCCGGTTGCTGGGCGGAGAACTTTTGACTTTGCTTTGCCTGCCCATCAGCCCAGTACTCGACTCGGTAAACAGTTAAGGGGTTTTGAACGGTTGGATCCGGTTTGAAGTTCAGGTACATTACCTGGCTATTGGGGCCCGCGTGAGCTATGGGAGTAGCACTACCAGCTATTACCAGCAGAAAGGCGATAAAAAATCCCAAAAAACTTCTACTAATTCTTGATTTCACTGGTCCTCCTCGACCAAGGCGTAGGCGGCGGTCTCGCCGGAAACGTTTCCGAAAGTATCATACCTTACTTTTATTCAAATCTGAAGGGCTATTTGCTGCTATTTTCTCGGCAGTTTTACTCTTCTTAAAAACTAGTTCGAGTATCTCTTGCGGGACTTAACGATTATGCTGCTACCTAAGGTTCGAGAGGTCACGAAAAACGCGCTGACAGGAAAGCTACGAAGCCTAACGCTAGTAATCGCTAACTGTTTTCTGTCAGCCATTGCAGTGTTGGATACAGGATTTCCGGGCAGCTTCGAGGATTATTCTAGATTGGTGGCGGCTGCCAGCATTTTTTCGATTTCGGCGCGATACTTTCCGTCTGCGTTCCGGCTTTCGCCGCTATCTGCTAGGTAGGTTTTCAAGAATTTTTCTAGAGGACGACCCAAGCCTTGCCCCGCAATCCTGCCGGTACTAGCCTCAATCCCGGCGTGAGCGCGCCCTCCGAAACTGAGCAGCCACATATCCTGCCCCACCGGTACGTTCGCACTCAAACGCGGCATCACGAAGGGAAAGTCCAGGTGTTTGGCTCCCAGGCGCTGGTAGAAAGCCCAACGCCGCTGCGGATCCCCTCTATCTTCCGAGGGCGCGTGGAGCTGCGGATCTTCAATTTCTCCCAGAATCAACAGGGGGTTATTACCAGATTCCAGAGCGCAAATCGCTTGACGGAAAAGTTTAGAGCCCACCCCATGACCGCGAGTGCGGGGACTGACCGCCAGCCAACTCAGCAAAGTAACTTCGCTGGTAGCCGGCCAGGAAATCGCTGCCCCTAATGGAAGAGCATCCTCCCAAGCAGAAAAAGTCTGGAACTGCCCCGCCTGCAGCTGAGCAATCAAATCTTCTGACTCCCCCAGCTCTTCGGGGCCAAAAGCCTGTTCCAAAAGTTCATGAACCAAGATTGCAGGCTGATCCGGCTTCAGGTGGTTTTGATACTCGATCTGCACCTCTTAACCCTAGCTCACAACATGAGTTAGGCTCGAGTTTCCATGCCAGCTAGATGAAGCACGGGCGCTTAGCTCAATCTTCCAGACCAAGTTCCGCCTTCACTTCCTCGAGGGAGTAAGTCTTCGCTTTACCAGCGCGAATTTCTTCTACTTCATTTAGTAGGGTGTATTCATAGAGCAACTGGTCAATTGAGGATTCAATCGCCTCACGAAGATAATAAGATTTTGAGCGTCCGGTTAGACGCGATAACTTATCAAGTTTTTCCGCGGTCTTATCGCTCATCCGTACCGAAGTAGCGACCATTTTTATCCCCTCCTTCCGCCAGCATAGCAAAATGACTACAAGTAGTCACTCCTTATTTTTCCGCTATTCCCGGAGGTAGCGCACGGATACGCCTTTTTTAGGGTACGTCCAGCGCGCGCAGCCACCTAGTTATTTTCGGATTTTACTAGGCGGGTGACTATTTGCCCGCGGCCTGAAAAGTTGGGGGTAATGATTGCGGCATCCCATCTTTCCCGGTGACGCGAAATTGCTGATAATTTGCGGTTGGGAACAGTTTCTACGGTTGCTATCTGGTAGCGGTATTCGCGTCCGGAAATATCGGTAAACACTACTTCGGATCCATCGGGCAGATTCTTAATCCCTGTAAACTGCCGGTTATCGGCGCTGTCGGTGATCACCAGGTTGCCGCTGGCGGGATTACCCCCATAAATACTCGGAATTTTCGCAGTCGCCGCCGCATTGCCGCTAGCGATAATCGGCCAGCTTTGATTCAGGTCGGCAATCTGCAGGATCCCGGTGACCTCGTACCCGGAAAGATTTACGGTCTCGAGGTAAGGGCTGGCAGCGTCCAGGGCAGAGGCACCTTCCGCACCCCGCTCACTCCCCTTACCAGCTATTTTCCCGGAGGACGAGCCGGGCTTTTTCGCGTTTTCGGGGGTTTGGGTGGCGATTACTCCCACCTGGCGGGAGCCGGGGATAACTTCCTGGGCTTTCGTCAGGAGGTTATCTATTTCGCTATTACCGGCACGCCCTTGCCACCAGGAGTACCCCAGTAGCGCCACTAGCAGCAAGCTCAGCGTGATACAGATTACCTGTATCCAGCGTACCCAGCGCGTCCGGCGGGCTTTACCCCTGGCGGCGGCGATACCGCATCCACCCATATACTGCTCCCCCACAAATCATTAACCCGAACAGGGTAAAGGGTAGGGTGCCGATGCCTCCTGACTTCGGCAGTTCGTAGGGCTGATAGTTCTTGACCATCACCGGGTTATCGGCGCTACCTGGCTGTTCACCTGTCGCGCCGGGAAGCGGCTTTTGGAATAGCTGCCCCTCCCAGGTCGCGGTGTACTTGTCGGGAGTTTTCAGTTCTTTTACGAAATACTCCTGCTTATTCAAGTCTTTGAACTGGGCTTTGCCATCAGTAGCGGTGGTAACCACGCGGGACAGGTAATAGGTTGTCTCTCCTTGCGTTACCGTCTTGGCGTCCTCATCCAAATCACTCAGACCGGCATCGTGTAGCTTGTCAGCGGTAATCTGCTGGGTTTGCTCCGGGGAGTACAACCCGAACACCGCTCCGGCCAAACCTTTAGTGCAACTACCGTCCTCGCCACAGTCATCCCCGTCCGCTTTGAACAGGTTGATTTCCCACTTGCTGCGAATATTTGTACCGGTAAATGTAACGTTTTCATTGGCGTTATAGCTAAAGGAATAATCTCCTTCGTGCTCAACCGGGGTCTCAGTGCTGCCCGTGGACACTTGGTAGTTAGAGAACTCCGTGCCATCGGCGGGGGGCAGCTCCGCCAGGGTGTAGCGCTCCCCGTCCTGCCACGACCAGGTTCCCGAGGGACTGGCGGGCTTGCCTACCAGGGAGTTCAGGGAAATCTTTTCCGAGGAAGAAGCACCTTTGGCTACCGGCACTTTCACCTCAATATAGCTGCGGCCAGCTTTCTTGAGGTTTTCGATCAAGGTCTTCTCAGTCATTTGTTCGGGGGTAAGTTTTTCCCCGGTATAAACCAAGAAGGTGTATTCGGCGTTCTCACTGAGCTGCAAAGGCTCATTATTTTCGTCTTGTACCTGTTTTTGCAATTGCATTTCTGCCGGTACTTTTACCCCGACTTTAGCTGGGGTGGACTCTAGGTTGAAGCTGGCTCCCGGCGCCGGGTAGTTATAGCCGAAGCTGTTCCAGGCGATTTCGCCGGGCTTGGGGTTTGCCCCGCTGGCTACCTTGGCATCGAAACGCAACCGCAGGGAAGTGCCGCCATTGAAAGTGTAGTTGGCGGCGGTGCGCTCATCCAGATTAATTCTTAAGGAACGCGATTTACTTGTAGGGGTTGCATCCCAGCCGTCCTTTTCGCTGCCATCCCAATCTGTGGGGCTGAACCCTCCAGATTTATCGGAGTATTCCACCGTGTATTTACTGGGATCTACCGGTACCCAATTTCCGCTCGCGTCTTTCACTTCCAATGTCGCATTGGGTTTATCCGCAAAATCTACCTGGAACTGCGATCCCCGCGTTGGGCTGCCAGTAAAGCTATAGTTATCTTTGCTTTGCGGCAGGTTATTGATCAGGGTCAAACGCTTGATAGCGTCATCGGTGTTGTTCTTAACCTCTAAAGTATAGGTAAACAGCGAGCTTTGACTGGGCAGCGAAATATAGTTTTTCTCGCCCGTGGAAGTAACTTTGTTTTCCGGATTCGCCTTTTCTTCTACGCTCTGGATTGAAGAGGTATAGGCGTCTTGCGCAATCGGCACCGATGCGTCAGCCTGCACGCTGGGAAGATTAGTTTTGTTTGCGCTGGCACAAACATAGCTGGTGTAGCCGTGCCCCCAACAATAGTAGGGGTTTTTGGTACTATCAGGCTGCTCCGGGTATTCATAGTTTTCGTTGGTTTTAGTGGTTTGCGCCAGGGTGATATCTTGCAGCGCTTTGGAACCGTGCTTAACCTCATTTTGGTTGAAGGTTTTGTCGATAGGAGTTACATAGGCACTGTTGTAGACCGTACGATAGTCACCTTTTTGTTTCGGATTCCTGCTGGAGAGCCGTAAGGTGGCTTTTCCTTCCGGCAATAAAGGATTGCCCTTTACCGCATATCCAAGCTGCGGAGACTTCTTATCGCCACTACCGGGAATGACCCGTACGTTCAGCTGTAGCTTTCCTTCGTTTAAAGTGAGCGAAACGTGGAATACAGTATTTCTTCCCAGTAACGCTATGGGAGCCCCGTTTACCTGCAAAGTTGAGGTGTAGGTGCTGTAGTGAGGAGCCTGATAACTGATCTTTACGCTCTTGGGGGTAGTACCATCTGCCTGGTATTCCCATGATTTATCGTCAAAGGTAGCTAAATCGTAACCGCGAGTACAATCGTCACTCGACCAGCCATACCCGCCACTGTTGTCCAACTTGGGAGGGTGACAGGTGTAGGTAACTGTACCGGTGAACAGATAGTTGGAATCTAGGCGGTCACTGATTACATAGTCGGTGATGGGTTGTTTGCCATCGTTATGGGCGGTTACTTCCCAAGTTAAGGTATCCGGGTATCCGGCAACTTTGGGTTCTTTTGTAGTGGCACCAGCCGCATTCTTCTTAGCGATTAGCTTCTTGGAAACCCCCGGCAAGACTTTTGCGCGAGTCACATCTACTTGGGAGGATAGCCATTGGGTATTATCGTCCCCGCCTACGAAACCGCTTTGATTGGCGGTGTTGGTATCGATTATCTGGCGATCCCCGTCATTGGCTGGCGCCTGCCCTAGGGGCTGGGAGGTAATTTTTACCGCCGGATTTACCGTTATTTTTTGTCCCTGCTGATCGTCGTAGGGCATTACAATCTGGTTGCGGCTTAAATCTTTGGTTTTAGCCTCTTCGCCGACTGCCACTAGGTAGCTATACCCGACAGTTTCCCCAGGGTTCAAATAGTATTTATTCCGTTGGGTGTCGTACCCCAGATTGGAACCTGCCTGGGAGTTATCAAGGCGGAAAGTTACGTGGCGCGGGTTACGAGTATCCACAATCGCCCGCAAGGAAGCAACCTTGGGTTTTTCTCCCGGGAAATCTACGGGAGTGTTTTCGGCGCTAGATTTCCAGGTTTTGTGTATCGGTAAATAGCTAGTACGCGGAGAATCATCACGAAATACCTGGTCATAATAGGTGTCTTCCCAGCTGTCCAGCTCGATACCTACGCCATCGGGCGCGGGTTTACCGGTACTGTTGTATTCATACTTGGTGCAGATATCTTTGTCCCCATCTTTGCGGCATATCCCATTTTTCAAAATTGATTTATCATCAATGCCGGCAATGAAGTGGAACCCTTCAGGCAGGACGTCTTGAATGTCGTTAATATACAGGCGGGATTCCCCGTCGTTGTGCAAAACGTTGTAGTAGCGCACATATCTGTAGTTCTTAGCAGAGGGATCTTGGGACGAGTTCGCGTAAGTAACCCGACCTGTGCTGGTTTCATCTGGCTTTAGCACCGTGAAATTTTTGGTCCCACTGCTGTAGCCGCTCCCATACGAATATTTGGTCTCGGTTGTTACCGCATATTTTTCCTTCCCGACTACTCCGGTATCCGCTACCCCTTTTTGCAAGGTGGCTCCGGCTTTCCCGCCCAGGTAGTGGCTGACTGCATAGGAGTCATTAAGGACATGCCAAGTGTTAAATAGGGTGTCTAACTGATATTTCTTGCGATAGTTATCCCAATCGG
Proteins encoded:
- the pulA gene encoding type I pullulanase, with the protein product MKSRISRSFLGFFIAFLLVIAGSATPIAHAGPNSQVMYLNFKPDPTVQNPLTVYRVEYWADGQAKQSQKFSAQQPEGYINTNILAPGNPLNFRVYRTDTTSLQPGESENRIWESAVYTGVKPGNSVFTRWDARSFSYNQDGLEPAADGKLKVSFTPDPNVPAAEYNLWVWTDGSGGYPVAFTGKDGAGNLTAEVTVPAPNEKVNLIVRRSTATNDWAWQTSDLKDIPVPGGIDIKTDGSYQLKPAENPPALPTEVTVTVHYLRSDNKYDNWNVWTWLPEKEGKRADFDGNHTATITHKDPNGIEKVGLIVRRSEPGNEWAEKNTPDDLFVTKFPQGKAEIWIVQGDPKIYYSEADIPKPTPNSNCADLHTAEFNNKYFYEGELGAIYSPEKTTFRVWAPTAQAVEFVNYSAGGKVTAMTKGEKGTWEITFDGDQKGVQYRYRLHFAGDKVNEAIDPYARAVTANGTYAVVIDPDKTVPSNWDGKRMPAFTSMKDAIIYEVHVRDLTIGPDNGITNKGKFLGLTETGTKTKAGNLSGLDYLKSLGVTHVQLLPIFDFGSVDELGDLSYNAQYNWGYDPQNYNVPEGSYATKPADPTSRILELKSMVETMHVNDMRVIMDVVYNHVYNPETSPLQQTVPNYYFRMDANCKFQDGTGVGNETASEQLMMRKYIVDSVTYWAKHYDIDGFRFDLMGIHDVETMKAVREALNKIDPSIVILGEGWKMGNHPSGVAAANQENAKQMPGISFFNDQYRDTVKGDNFELNHTGFISGANQPQRSWDLLNNIKGAQYVRNYLGPDQSVVYNEAHDNYTMFDKLKGSLPAGTPDGEVAQRHALGTGTQYLANGAVFIHAGQEFLRTKAGDHNSYKSPDSVNVFNYDRAKHYEKEVKFFRDLNKFRKQYDFMRLGSYEAVNQKYTHEIIAGEESIATNHVGYTVKDAFPVKTKSGKDSADAFAYVNADKQAWEAPLPVGEYEVMIKGLDVYQKPVTLTSNGKVTVPPLSILLVREAPVPEPEPEPEPNPGTNPQPNPNPEPGSQPGTQPSGSNSAASRTPNPSARGKDSVQDRSVDHLAATGAGVPEMVLISLLLGASGVMVTVRARKHG
- a CDS encoding GNAT family N-acetyltransferase encodes the protein MQIEYQNHLKPDQPAILVHELLEQAFGPEELGESEDLIAQLQAGQFQTFSAWEDALPLGAAISWPATSEVTLLSWLAVSPRTRGHGVGSKLFRQAICALESGNNPLLILGEIEDPQLHAPSEDRGDPQRRWAFYQRLGAKHLDFPFVMPRLSANVPVGQDMWLLSFGGRAHAGIEASTGRIAGQGLGRPLEKFLKTYLADSGESRNADGKYRAEIEKMLAAATNLE
- the relB gene encoding type II toxin-antitoxin system RelB family antitoxin; amino-acid sequence: MVATSVRMSDKTAEKLDKLSRLTGRSKSYYLREAIESSIDQLLYEYTLLNEVEEIRAGKAKTYSLEEVKAELGLED
- a CDS encoding sortase produces the protein MGGCGIAAARGKARRTRWVRWIQVICITLSLLLVALLGYSWWQGRAGNSEIDNLLTKAQEVIPGSRQVGVIATQTPENAKKPGSSSGKIAGKGSERGAEGASALDAASPYLETVNLSGYEVTGILQIADLNQSWPIIASGNAAATAKIPSIYGGNPASGNLVITDSADNRQFTGIKNLPDGSEVVFTDISGREYRYQIATVETVPNRKLSAISRHRERWDAAIITPNFSGRGQIVTRLVKSENN
- a CDS encoding SpaA isopeptide-forming pilin-related protein, whose amino-acid sequence is MFKQVYKDRTRLLAILAALSFFVTTLLLAIPSYSLGIKEANNLGADNVSQTLREATDCQVDPGTVTTEDLTVGDGKIEMTNRQTTKNPETEKTEAINSGNVSQRWTGEAFSQTIGISNTNLDPNKVYRVYFRFDNKTASAPGYVLGGKSDTRLEVGKTYYQGTGEVNPYTFNQVEDANGKAVPGYYFIEVAGSKIGDAFSLPVKAKHDSPASAGGKLQVWMAELSAKEVADLGKQGQEPTCQVQENTWDTIRQKYEAKKALVKSGKDYVWGAATDPSIAYDMASKNYYIKNLRYTFGNTPVETAGKPKGAVGQDPATDATYVDTFTLPEGVEFNSQYLDKLRSRSGSIDDWYNVIPEWSAKTGTFLTLNFEDNGKRIPLFALRATDIYHSSLRYEFGADNRTLKITYHLTARQDKPKLVDRSVDIRFGDNFLLVKQPKEADTYNLHNEFQATTKYTHTEPADSKAAVTDPVTAKGPIPEVTKTHEGGEGQTFYRGDPIDFTITATNKGSGPWKIKEGEKDEGIIADHLPEAYYVAPAQMAKMFSEDGDGLTIKITDVKICENYVAKNHTTTNGKPGAGQAYLECATAKTANLKLKKLASGKIAITRSGEPEVTTEVDNTVAALQTALKDLVVVQSTRYQVAWEVPGHVIYGGNTVKHVVRATVKDDFMAGPTFTEEQTTNQVNLNKEDVPDKVKTVNSFKANKTAYVKNKKVEQKGTAIPIGTVVKYQLSLERKGGKAVYNALPFTDKLSGAQVLLVPVKGENATNPDLQGLKKYNYNEQDYYLLDKPGTYRNVHFSATETVGESSKSKEFIADRIEVKKLDNGAGISTSTYWFMSSQDFANPSTVSVEYLTLTDPEKTGYTQVKEGQPNALNLGGIDPPEYKITDKTEMSIAKLAADKKIVTKRGATFDEDSLVSQSPLKPGEKVTYRLGLSVFGDQPFKLTGKQIYDALPPSLPGKPWTKDQLSLEIPAGQNRLNVTAGDLKDWKITNVNPADGSTSDAQQYLVWNSDLQLEVSGSVYMYVTWQLPGGADWDNYRKKYQLDTLFNTWHVLNDSYAVSHYLGGKAGATLQKGVADTGVVGKEKYAVTTETKYSYGSGYSSGTKNFTVLKPDETSTGRVTYANSSQDPSAKNYRYVRYYNVLHNDGESRLYINDIQDVLPEGFHFIAGIDDKSILKNGICRKDGDKDICTKYEYNSTGKPAPDGVGIELDSWEDTYYDQVFRDDSPRTSYLPIHKTWKSSAENTPVDFPGEKPKVASLRAIVDTRNPRHVTFRLDNSQAGSNLGYDTQRNKYYLNPGETVGYSYLVAVGEEAKTKDLSRNQIVMPYDDQQGQKITVNPAVKITSQPLGQAPANDGDRQIIDTNTANQSGFVGGDDNTQWLSSQVDVTRAKVLPGVSKKLIAKKNAAGATTKEPKVAGYPDTLTWEVTAHNDGKQPITDYVISDRLDSNYLFTGTVTYTCHPPKLDNSGGYGWSSDDCTRGYDLATFDDKSWEYQADGTTPKSVKISYQAPHYSTYTSTLQVNGAPIALLGRNTVFHVSLTLNEGKLQLNVRVIPGSGDKKSPQLGYAVKGNPLLPEGKATLRLSSRNPKQKGDYRTVYNSAYVTPIDKTFNQNEVKHGSKALQDITLAQTTKTNENYEYPEQPDSTKNPYYCWGHGYTSYVCASANKTNLPSVQADASVPIAQDAYTSSIQSVEEKANPENKVTSTGEKNYISLPSQSSLFTYTLEVKNNTDDAIKRLTLINNLPQSKDNYSFTGSPTRGSQFQVDFADKPNATLEVKDASGNWVPVDPSKYTVEYSDKSGGFSPTDWDGSEKDGWDATPTSKSRSLRINLDERTAANYTFNGGTSLRLRFDAKVASGANPKPGEIAWNSFGYNYPAPGASFNLESTPAKVGVKVPAEMQLQKQVQDENNEPLQLSENAEYTFLVYTGEKLTPEQMTEKTLIENLKKAGRSYIEVKVPVAKGASSSEKISLNSLVGKPASPSGTWSWQDGERYTLAELPPADGTEFSNYQVSTGSTETPVEHEGDYSFSYNANENVTFTGTNIRSKWEINLFKADGDDCGEDGSCTKGLAGAVFGLYSPEQTQQITADKLHDAGLSDLDEDAKTVTQGETTYYLSRVVTTATDGKAQFKDLNKQEYFVKELKTPDKYTATWEGQLFQKPLPGATGEQPGSADNPVMVKNYQPYELPKSGGIGTLPFTLFGLMICGGAVYGWMRYRRRQG